In the bacterium SCSIO 12741 genome, CGTATTGGGTTCATTTTCTAAATCAGGAAACTCCTGTGGCCTTTGGGGCGGAGAAGTTTGCCGTGGAAAAAGACATCCCTGTTGTTTTTTGCCGAATCAATCGGCTGAAACGTGGCCACTTTGAGTTTGAATACCTCGATGTTTGCTCCGATCCTAAAGAAACCAACCATGGAGACATTACCAAGAAGTTTACCCTTCTGCTCGAGCAAACCATTCAACGAGATCCAGTAGGCTGGCTTTGGACCCATAAACGTTGGAAGCGGGAGAAACCGGAAGGAATGGACGTCCATTCTTTATAAATGGTTTCCGTCTCATTCTTTGAGTAGATTATTCCCTTTGTTACTTCTCTGTTGTCAGTGATCGTTTCACTCAGCTGTAACTGTATCCAACACATTAAAAACTGAATAATGGATTTGAAATGGATATGAAGCGCGTAGTTACAAACTACGCTTAGTTTTGGAAGGAATGGACGTTCATTCCTTGATTGAAGAGTAAAAAGAAAAGCCCCTTCAGTCAAGCTAGGCTCTTCCAAAGGGGCTTTAGGATTAGGTTCTAATCGCGATTAGGGAAAGTATACACGTTGATTAGAAAACTCACCTTGACGTCCAAGCATTCTAACGATATAAATACCGTGAAGACTGGAAGCATCAAAACTTTGAGTCACCGTATTCAACTCCAACTTTTCTTGCATCACCACACGTCCATTCAAATCCAGAACAAACAGGTCGGCGAAAGTCTGATTCGCCTGCTCGTAGTTCACGGTCAAACGATGCTGAATAACGGCCACCCGGATAGCTTGCTCATCCTCTACATCATCCTGAACGGAGGAAACTACACCTGCAGAACGGGTTCCGGTAGAACAGTCGTCGATGTCAACCCATACAGAGTTTACTCCAGGTTCGTCGCCAGCATTGGCATACCATTGGTTTACCCATACATCACCATTGTGTACAACGGTATCGGCGTATCCAGTGGCGTAGATTACAGCGGCATCCCAAATGCGGTAGCCACATAACTTAGGCTCGGTAGAAGGATTACAGTAGAAATCAAATTTCCATCCTGTACTTACTCCAGGTGTATCGGTAGCTGCTAACCACCAGTCGTTGTGGTACACTTTGCCATCGTACTTCACATAGCTTCCGGCAGTGGCGTATACTTGAGGAACCCAGTTTGCAATGGTATCACAAGGAGAACCGGTGGTACTTGGCGCACTTACGCTAAAGCTTACGCTGGCGGTATCGGCCTTTCCAGTACTATCCGTAGCAATAGCAGTAAGGCTAAAGCTTCCGTAGGCTGCTGGAGTCCAACCGGCTGAATAACTGTTTCCAGAGGCCACAGCATTCAAGGTTTGCCCTCCAATCTGGAATTGCACGGTAGCGAGATCACCGTCCGCATCGGTAGCAGTAGCTTGAAGATTAATGGACTGCAAACTGGCTTGTACCAAATCGGCACCGGCCAATGGGTAGCTGATGCCAACCACAGGTGCCTGGGAAGTGCTCACATTTTGAACGGTGAAGGTTACAACAGATGTACTACTTGCTCCATCGTTGTCGGTAGCTGTTACAGTTAAGGAGTAGTTTCCATACGCCGCTGGAGTCCAACTGGTGCTATATAGGCTACCTTGAGCTGACCCGGACAACGTTTGTCCATTGATCGCAAAATCCACAGAGGTTACCGCATCGTCATCGGTAACGGTTGCCACCAGGGTAATTGGGGCTAATGTAGCCGCAGTAATCACCGCTTGGTCCGCTGGAGAAACGCCACTGATAACTGGTGCCAGATTACCAGATGTTCCACAGTTCTGTACAAATTCCCAAACTTGGTTTACGCCAGGCTCTTCACCTGGATTCGCATACCATTTGTTTTTGTAAATCTTGTTGTTGTGCGCTACTTGCTGATTAGGCGTTGGGTAAGCCAGGCTTGCATCCCAGGCAGCAATGCCCTCACATCCGGTAGAGGTAGACTCATCGATAATGGTCACCTGAATACTGGCTGTAATAGAATCAGTTGCAGTGTAGGCAATAGCCTCTAAAGTATAAGTAGTAAAGGCACTTGGAGTCCAATCTACGGAAGCCGAGGTATAAGTCACTCCTTCCACGATGGTAGCCGTACTTAGGATCTCATTGTTAGGATCCATGAGGGTAATGGCTACAGGAACGGTGTCTCCTAAAGTGATGGCAATAGTACTGTTGTGTACCGGTGCCTGGAATGCGATTCCGGCTACATGGTTACACTCTTGGTAATCGATTTGGAAAGCGGGCATGTTGGCACATCCCAACTCCAAAGGATTATCGGATCCGTCCAAGGCCATTCCTATACCAATAATGTCAGTATAGCGATCAAAGTGCGCAATACGGCCCAACACTTTTGCATTTTCGGTTCCGCCGTTACACTCAATTCCACCGTTGATGATGTTCACAGTAGCTCCAAATCCCGGACGCAACCCACTCTGAATTTGAGCTGGGGTAGCAACCCAATTACCTACCATTACGTCATGGCAAGATGGCTTAGGGTATTGCGGAGTCATCCAAAACCAAATGGCTGTTTGAAAGGCCAATACACCGTCAGAAGCAACCAAATCAGGATTGGACAGCAATACGTTTTTGTCTCCATACAGGAATTCACTCACTTGTCCGTAGTTGTAGTTCCAGCTCAACTGAATCGGTCCACGGCCGTGGTAAGACTTACCCGCAACAGCAGGATATTGGGCATTTCCGGCATCCACGTAACCAATGTTGTTGGTACCGGCATAACCTTGTTCCTCTTTGAAGTGAAGCCCCCAGGCATATTGTCCACCTGGTGCAGTAGGCCACCCGCCAGTAGTTTCCTGAGAAATGTTGGCCAAGAACGCCATCAAATCACGCTGCTTGGTTTCGAGAGAACCTGTGTTGGCAAAGTTTCCGTAGTCCACCACTTCGGTCATTATCTGAGCGGAATGCCCATCAAATCCAGCATCGTTGCGAATCACAGTAGTTACCCCAGTGGTTTTGTCCTTCCGGGTAATCTTGTACAAATTCGTAGCACATCTTCTTTCAAAAGTCACTTCAATATTGGCCATTTTACCCAAGGCTGAAATGAAGTTGTTGTAGCTGAAGAAGTCGTTTGTGATCACGTAGTTGTTGCCCACAAAACTTCCACCATGACGGTAAGGGAATAAACTATCCCACTGAGTAGCGGTAATCAAGGTTCCTGTTGGAGGAGTGGTCAATTGATTAACGCTAAAGGCTACGCTTTTCCGTAAAGTATCTCCTTTGGCATTGGCCGCTTCCACAGCCAGGGTGTAGTTTCCAAAAGCCGAAGGAACAAAGTCAAACGTATAATCGCTTCCCACTTGCTGAAAGCTCATGGCAGTATTGTTTACGGTAAATGCAGTGTATACGATACTTGAGCTGGTATCTTCGATGGACACAGCCATAGGAATGGTATCCAAGGCGGTTTGACTAATGACCTGACCATTGGCCGGGTTGTTAATCACCACTTTCAAGTGAGATGCTGGTGGAGGGGTAATGGTTCCACCACCTAAAGTGTCTTTAGAAACAAATACACGGTTTAGTGCATTTACCAAAGGCGCTGAGGTACTTGGTGCATGAGGCAGTTTGTTGGAATAGGTTTGAGTAACCGTACCAGGAACCAAATCACCGAAGGCATGCCAGATGATTACACCACCAATATTGTGGGTGTTCACATACTTGGCTTTTTCCTCAACGGATTGAACGTTGTCATAACTCAGAAAGTAGTTGCCCTTGGTTAGGTAAGGAACCTTGGCTTCATTATCCCAGTGATAGGTCCAGCCATTGGCCGAATCGTTTTTGATGGCATAGTGTGTTGGAGTTCCATCAAAAGGTCCCCAATTGGTGTAATCGGCAGCCGTCATCACCAATCCGTCAGGAGAGATGTTTTTAGACACTTTTACCGTTGGAGCATTCAACTGAGCACTTCCATTGGTGATTACACCACGCCCGTAAAAAGCAACTCCCATGTTAATTTGACTTGGGTTTACGCCTTGAGATACGAGAAACTTAAAGGTACTGTCCCAAGACATTCCAGCTTCTTCCTCATTGGTGTAAGGATACAACGGAGAATTGTGTCCGGCTTTGTTGCTCCACCCGCCATGCATGTCGTAAGTCATCATGTTGAAGTAATCCATGGTGGTGCTCAAGGCAGACCAGTTGAACCCGTTCAGTTTAACCGAGGAAGCATTAAATGCTGCCGTCAACAACTTGTTGGGGCCAATAGCAGCTCTGATTTCGGTCATCAAGGTTTGAAAGTTGGCGTAATCAGCGTTAGAACCGGTGAAGTTCATCCCACTGAATGCACCTGGAAACTCCCAGTCGATATCGATACCATCAAATCCCATGTTGATGAGCTTCTGGCAATCTTCTACAAACTTCTTTCTCTTGGCAGAATCAGCCGCCACATCAGGGAAGTGCTTAGACATACTCCATCCACCGATAGAGGCCATCAATTTCACGCCATTGTCGTGAGCCAGTTCCATTACTCCTTTGGCACCACCAGGCTTTGGCAATGACAAGGGGTAACTACCTGTTTCATTGGTCTGGGTATTAATCCACCCCGTTCCGTTCGGGTCACCTTTGTAGTGGTAGTCGCGGAATGCCCAGTAGTCAGCGTGTGTGGGTTGCTGATCCAGGTTTGTGGGCAAGTAGTGGATAATCTGGATATCACCGTACAGCAACCAGTAGTCCCAGCTGGAGTAGGTATCGCTAAACAACAATTCCCCAGGCTGCTGGTCCACGCCCTGTTGGTGGATATTAGGATCCCGAAGGTCGCCACTATGCAAACTTCCGTCCACCGCTACTCCAAAGAAGGACCAGTTGAGCATGGTGTATTGGCTGTAATCTATGTTAAGTTGGTTGTAGAATCCTTTCGGCACTCCGTGGTTCGCTCCTTTCCAGGCATCCCACTGCGTGAAATAACCTATGACTTCCTTTTGGTGCTGATTCTTCGTGTATTGATAGTTTGACGTTTGAGCACTTAACTGGGAAAATGCTAAAGTCAAAATCAACAAGAAGAGGTTTCTTGACCCCGTTGCCATTTCATTTAAGAAAGGCCAGGATGCTTTTTTTTCAAGTGTGTTACCTATCATAGTTAAAAATTTTGATGAATAAAGGATGCTGATACGCAGCCACTTAGAAGGAGGATTCGTTAAAAAGGGTGAAAGAAAACTTTCACTTCTTTAACATTTTGAGATGGTGATTTGCAAACTTTTTAGCGGATTCAGAGACCACGCTTCACAGCGAAATAATTTTGAGACCGACCGGTTGGTTTTTAAGTGTGAATGGTCACAAAAAACGGATTTTCGGTTCGGTCAAATGGACTTTTTCTTGGATGAAATGCAAGAGCCAAAGTTGGGCATTTGACAGTTTTTCTACCAAAAAATGACGAAATGAGAGGAAAAAACGCCTCTTTTTGATGAAAAATGAAACTAAATTGAAACTTTCTGATTGTCCCTTTTTCTATTCTAATGTAGAATTCAATAGAAGAAAGTGAATCCGTTTCCTGCTCATTGAGCCCATGCTTCTATATACCTCTTCATCGTCCTGAAAAAATAGGTTCAATTTTTTCGCTGCTTTCCTTGATTCCCTGCCCAATCTTTTCGAATCTTGCAGACCAAAAGTTACTCAGCTTATCCAAGACCTAATGATGACTCAAAAAACAAAACCCACAATCCTATTTCAACTTGATATAGCTACAAAGGCAGCCCTTCTAATGGTGGTTATTCTCCTGGGGATGGCTCCGCTAAATACCCGTGCCGAAATCACTCCAGCCAGCGAAAACGAAAGCTTGGGACTACCTGGAGATAACTTAGACTTATATGCTACCCTGGACCTTTTTCAAAACTCAAAAACCATAGAAGAGTTTGAAGCCGCACTGAATAAAGAGGAGACCGGAATAAACAACCTGGACTTAAACGCAGACGGAGAGGTGGACTTCATCAAAGTGACTACTCAACAAGAAGACGACGATTTTGCCTTTGTACTTCAAGTAGATGTGCTGGAAAATGAGACGCAGGACGTGGCCGTCATTCTGGTGACCAAGGACAGCGAGGAAAAAGTAGATATTCAGCTCGTGGGAGATGAGGAGCTTTATGGAAAGGACTATGTGATTGAGCCCAAACCTGAGACCCCTGCGGTAACGGCCAATCCAGCCTACTCAGGTCCGGACACCGTGGTTGTGGAAAGTCAACCAGCCACCGTGGTTGTGTTGGAATCAGAACCCATTGTTCGTTACATCTATTCCCCAGTTTACGTTCCTTATATACCGCCTTATTATTATGGTTATTACCCTCCCTATTATCGCCCCTACCCGGTAGTTTCTTTTCATATTTACTTTGGCAGGACCCGACACTACCACAACCGCTATTATGGTGGGCATCGCGGAGGAAACACGGTTATCATCAATAACAACCGTACCTACAACAATTACAGCGTAAACAAAAAGACCTCCAACACTGTGGTGCGCAACAAAAACGAAGGCAACTACAAAAGAGATCAAAGCCCCAATAAAGCACCACAGAAGATAGACAAGCCGAATAAGCCTAACAATCCCACTCCTCAGGCTCAGCCTAATCAGAAACCAAATGTTAACAAGGATAACCTCAAGGAGAACAAACCTAACACCCAAGCTAAAAAGCCAAATTCTAAACCCTCAAGTAAACCGGCGAATAAACCCAACAAAGCTCCAGCGAATAGAGCTAAGCCCAAAGGAGGAAGGAGGTAAAAAAAGACTTCCGTATAAAATCCAAATCGATACAATCAAGATTCGCTTAATGATACCTAACAAGATTGCCATCCTCCTTATCCTGTTGTTCGTTGGCTCCTTTCAATGGACATCAGCACAAGAAAGTAAGGCCCTGACGAAAGAAGAACTGGCCAAAAAATTGGCGAACCCAATTGCCAGTTTAATCAGTGTTCCTTTTCAAAACAACATGGACTTGGGTATAGGCCCCAATAATGGTTCAAGAAACACGCTAAATATTCAACCTGTTGTTCCCATCTCTCTGGGTGACAAAATGAACCTGATAACCCGATGGGTTCAACCCGTCATTTCCCAGTACGATATTTCCGGAGAAGGCACCTCTGAATTTGGCCTGTCGGATGCCGTGGTGAGTGCCTTCTTTAGCCCTACCCAATCGGCTGAAGGACTCACCTGGGGTGCTGGCCCTGTGTTTCTCGTTCCCACGGCAACCGATCAACTATTGGGTACCGAAAAATTCGGAGTTGGCCCTACAGCAGTTGCGCTCTACCAATCGAATGGTTGGACCTTCGGAGGTTTGGTGAACCAAATTTGGAGTGTTGCTGGAAATGATAACCGCGGGGATGTCAATCAAATGTTTATTCAGCCCTTTATGACCTACAACTGGAAATCGGGAGCGGGAATCGGTGGTAATTTCGAAATCACTCAAAACTGGGAAACGAACAGCACCAATGCCTGGTTCAATCCTTTTGTAAATGCCATTACCAGCTTAGGAAATCAGAAGACTCAATTTTTGATTGGACCTCGATTCAACTTTACCTCATCAGGAGTTCCCAGTGCCGATTTTGGAGTGAGGGCTCAGTTGGTTTTTCTGTTTCCCAAATAGGCCAATTTCACCCAAACATTCCCTGCTCTTCCGATCAGTTTTCTGCCTTTATTCACGGGGATACTTCGTATCTTTACAAGGCCAAAACCTGATCTATGAATAAGACCATAAGTCTCTCCAAAAACCTCTTCGGATTTGCTCTCCCCTTAAGCCTTTTGGGCGTTCTGGTTATCCTTATGCGATCGTCTTTAATGAGCGATCACAACCACCTCGATCTGGCCATAACCATAGACCTGCTCCTCACCATTCCGCTGGTCTATTTTTTACTCATTCGTCGGACATCCATTCCCAAAACAACCGTGGTTCCCGTCATGGTTATTGGTATGTTCCTTGGGATTTACTTCTTACCCGAGGAGAATCAAACCTACCTGAAACTTTTCAAAACCTGGGCCCTTCCACTGATCGAATTCCTAGTGATTGGATTTGTTATCTACAAGGTGCGTCGAGGTATAAAAACCTACCGAGCTCAAAAGGGGACCACACCTGATGTATTCGATGCGCTTTTGCTCACCTCTCGAGAAATTCTTCCTTCCAGAGTAGCCGGACCCTTTGCCACTGAATTGGCAGTCATCTATTACGGCTTTATCCGATGGAGAAAGAGAACTTTAAACGCCGGCGAATTCAGCTACCACAAAAACAGTGGAACACCAGCCTTATTGGGAGCTGCCTTGTTTGTAATCGCCATTGAGACCACGACCTTTCACATTCTGCTTGAACGCTGGAGCATCTATGCCGCCTGGATTTTTTCAGGTTTGAGCATCTACTCCGGACTACAGGTATTTGGCATTACCAAATCTCTGATGCAACGGCCGATTTCTATCCATGAGGATTCCCTCATATTGCGCTACGGAATCATGAGTCAGGTACAAATTCCATTGAATCAAATTGAAGCTCTCGAGCTTTCTCAGCAGTCCTTAAAAGAGGATAAATTGTGGTGTACCCTATCCCCTCTTGGTGAAGCAGAAAGCCATAATCTGATTCTCCATCTCAAAGAAGAACATACCCTATCCGGCCTTTATGGGATCAAAAAGAAGTTTCAGGTTATTGCTTTTCATCTAGATGAACCCAAGGTTTTCAAACAGCAGCTGGAACAGGTTTGTGGATCACTCGAAATAAAGAATACCGAAAAGGCGTAAAAATTATCTTGACCCTCTATAAATCAGACAATCTTTATGAATAAATGGCTTAACAAAATAGAGCTACAGGATAATTTGGTCCGTTTAGTACCCATGACACTTGAGCATCTGGATGGCTTAACGATTGCTGTTCGGGACGGTAACCTATGGGAACTTTGGTACACTACCGCTCCGGAGCCAGAGAACGTAAGGCGATACATTGAAACAGCTTTAGGAGAATACGACAAGGATGTTTCCCTTCCCTTTGTCGTTATTCGAAAAGCAGATTCTAAAATCATTGGCACCACTCGCTACATGAATGCGGATGGCCGGAACAAGCGATTGGAAATTGGGACTACCTGGTACTCCAAATCCGCTCAACGCACCGGAGTAAACACTGCATGTAAATACCTCCTGCTCCACTATGCTTTTGAAAACCTAAATTGCATTGCAGTGGAGTTTAGGACACACTGGCACAATCAAGCTTCCCGAAAAGCCATTGAACGATTGGGAGCCAAACAAGATGGGATATTGAGAAATCATTCTATCGATAAAAGAGGTGGCCTCCGAGACACGGTTGTTTTCTCCATCCTTAACAGCGAATGGCCTGTGGTGAAAAGTTCACTGGAACAAATGATGCAGCGGAAATAGTAGCCCCTTTATTCTGTTTCGAATTCCACCAAATGTGGCAATAGCGCTACGTCGTTGGAGGTTCTGAAATTACTTGTCACCCAAAACTTGTACTTGGTTTGTGGTTCCAGCTTCACCTGAAGTGTCCACGAAAGCGAATCCTCTGCCCAGATCCTATCCGTAACAAGAGGAAAAGCATCCTCTCCCAAATCAGAATAGTTAACTCCAGTGTTAAAACCATTGAGGGGTTCCGAAAACTGGATAGTGATTTGCTCGGTGTTCGGGTCCACCGCTTTGGATCCATTTTCGAAGGGCTGAAGGCGAACAACACTTGGACGATTCTTTTGATCCTCTTTCCAGAGATCGTCAATGGCCTTGGAGAAAAAACCAGTTTGGTTGATAAAGGCATCAACGCTTTCTGAATCCTCATAATCCAGCTCAATAAGCTCCTTGATGGCTTGTCGCTTATCCGCTGCTTGTTCGTAATGACTTTCAGCGATAGCGTATCCAATGTAATAGCCCAAATCGCGTACCCCAAATTCATTCACGGAGTTACTCCACAGCCAATCGTGTGTCCATTCGTAGAACATTTCCTTTTCAAACTTTTCCTTTACACGGGGATTTCCCTTGCCATACTCAATGGCCGGAGCAGCGGAAGGGACACCCATGGCCTTAACAGATACAAATTCAGCCACACCTTCGTACAATACACGATAAAGCAAACGATCGGAAATGGGATGTTGCTGGGTATGAACGTATTCATGAACATTGAGTAATACCAAATGATCCAATGGATTGGAGCCGAAGTAAGTTGCCAACCAATCATGCGTTCGACCTTCGAATTCGGAAATATCGATCGAGCTATCCGCCATGGCCAACTCACTGCCAATTAGTACTAAACTGTCGCGAGTAGTTCCATTGGTACGCATACAACCCATGGTAAAATAAATAGCTGCGGGTCGCAGGGGCGAATAGATTGCCTCCAATTTGGTGATCCCGTCATTCAGTTCCTTGGCCATCCTTTTGGACTGAAGCGTATTGGCTCGAAGGGAATTCAGGAATTTGGGGTAACGATTGATCATTTCCCGGTAATCCTCCAAGGTGTATTGACGAACTTCCCGAATTCGATCCAGGCCAACAGAACCTCTTTGAATGTAGAGCGAATCTATTAGGTGCATTTGTCGGGCGCTATCGGTTTCCTGGACTACTGCATCAAAGGCCTGCCAGAAGTTGTCAATATCTGAAGTTACCACATGGCTGGTCTTTAATTCAGGTGACTGACAGGAAGCACAAAAGGCTATCAGTAAAAGCATCAATGCTTTATTCATTAGGTCTTCTTTTGCTGCTAAAACTAATCAATCCGAACACATTTATGGAATGAACCTAATGGCTAATATCCCAGCATCGTTGTACATTGCTCATTATTCAGTGGACGCCTTTGGATGACCAAAAAAACTCCAAAGATTTCGTATCCCGTACAATCAAACTTGAACAAATGAAATTTAACCCCGATAGAATGATCTTGGACTACAACAATGAGGTTTATGAAAAAGTGAGCCAAATTACCGGACTAAAATTTAAAACCCACATGAAAGGAAGTGGAGTAGTATTCGAGAAGATTTTTGAAATGCATAATCTGATCTCAGGAAAGAAGCACTTTTTGCTTCTCACAAACTCCAACTCCATTCCATTCACCAACCGGGATGAATTCATTCAAAGTTTTATTCTATGGCTCAAAAAAAGTATTGCCGGGCTCAATAATGATCACCAACAATTGAACGATGAAGAGAACCAAGCCCTAGTAGACGAAAACTACATCTTCATCCAAAAGGATAGAATTGCTTACTCCGGAGAAAAGCAACTTAAGCTCCTTAACAAAATGAGAGAGCTGCGTGGTGAAGTACCCGATGTAAACAAAAAATAAAATCGGCCAGATTACGATATCCATTCCAAAATAATTTCATGAGGATCACAATCTTCTTAGGGCTATTTCTTTCCGTAATCTCGACTCAAGGCCAGGGCCTGTCTCAGGAGGAAAAAAAGGCCGGCTTAACCCTTGCCTGGAAAACGGCTCAAGACCAATTTGTCTATTTCGATCAAGTCTCGGTGAATTGGGACAGTTTGTACCAAGCTAACCTACCCCAGGTTTTGGCCTCAAACTCCACTAAGGAGTATTATGAAATTCTGATAAAATTCTACGCTCAACTTAAAGATGGGCACACCTGGATTTGGTACCCGGATTCCATCAACGATCAACTCAATACTATCCCAATTGAAACCGCCCTGATCGAAAACAAGATTATCGTAACCAATGTGCTTAATCCCGAGTTATCCAAAAGGATTCATCGAGGAGACGAAATAGTGACCATCCAGGGAATTTCCGCGATAGAATACGGGAGACAATTCATCATGCCTTTTGTGAGCAGCAGCACCGAGCAGGATTTGCTCTTACGAACCTATTCCTACGATCTGTTTTTAGGAAACATGGATGAGGATGTAAGACTGGAACTAAAAAGACAACAGGATAATAGCGTTCAAACCATCCAGGTTAGCCGGAATTTGGAGTTCACCAATACCTTTCAATCCTACGAATTCCAGGTTCTTTCGGATAACGTCGGCTACCTAAAAATCAACACTTTTTACGAACGGAATTACAAAGCCATTTTTGACTCGCTATATTCAGTCATTCTCCCACCGATGGCCTTCTCATCGATCTTAGGCAAAACGGTGGAGGTTCAGGTCTTCAGGGAAATTATATCCTATCGCATTTTATAGAATCCCCTACTCTTTCAGCTAAGTACAAAACGAGAAGCGGTCCTGACGGACAGTGGGAAGAATTTCCGGCAGACACCATCTATCCGCAATCCAATAAAGAGATTTACGCCAAGCCCGTGATTCTACTCATTGGAAGTGGAACCTACTCCGCAGCAGAAGACTTCTGCCTCGCCTTCGATCAGGCCCATCGAGGAATTAAAATCGGCACCAAAACCTCAGGGAGCACCGGAAACTCTACCGGATTCGATCTTCCTGGTGGCGGTTATGGTCAAGTCACCATAAAAAGAGATTCCTACGTTGATGGAAAGGAATTTGTCGGTTATGGAATTGAGCCCGAAATAGAGGTGGAAACTACCATTCAGGATGTAATTGAGGGCCGGGATACCGTTTTGTTGAAAGCAATCGAAGTTCTGAAAGATCGATAAACTTCTATTGAAAATTCTCGTTCTCTGACTTCACTCTCGTTCTGTCTTCGTACCGAAGGCGGGAAGCCCCATCCGAACAGCGTTCTGCCGGGCGGGGAACCCTCACTCTGTAACCAGAGATCGCTTTCACCAATTTCAGTTTAGGCCAAAAAAAAAGACCCAATCTTTCGAGAGGGTCTTTCTGTAGTACCGAAGGCGGGAATCGAACCCGCACTCTGTTGCCAGAACTGGATTTTGAATCCAGCGCGTCTACCAGTTCCGCCACTTCGGCAAGTTTAATCTTCCTGGCTTTCGCCATTTGGATTAGCGGGGTGCAAATTTATTCAAATGTTTGATTTGTACAATCGGGTAATGAAAAAAAGCTGGAATAACTTTAGAAAAACCCATACTCCAATTGAATAACTCTCCGAATTAGAACAACATAGGTCATTCAAAAAAATAAGGGCTTAAGTCTTCTGCTTCTTCTTACGAGCAGCTGGAAACAGCACATTGTTTAGAATCAAACGATACCCTGGTGAATTGGGGTGTAAGTCCAGGTCGGTGGGAGGATCACCTACATAATGCTGGTAATCTTCCGGATCATGACCTCCATAGAAGGTCCACT is a window encoding:
- a CDS encoding GNAT family N-acetyltransferase, whose protein sequence is MNKWLNKIELQDNLVRLVPMTLEHLDGLTIAVRDGNLWELWYTTAPEPENVRRYIETALGEYDKDVSLPFVVIRKADSKIIGTTRYMNADGRNKRLEIGTTWYSKSAQRTGVNTACKYLLLHYAFENLNCIAVEFRTHWHNQASRKAIERLGAKQDGILRNHSIDKRGGLRDTVVFSILNSEWPVVKSSLEQMMQRK